The Iamia sp. SCSIO 61187 genomic sequence GGCCTACGCCAACCTCTACCAGCGCGACCTCGGTGTGAGCCTGGCCGAGCAGGTCCTCTCCGACATCCTGGGCGACAGCGCCAGCCGCTCGATCAGCCCGGCCATGATCCTGGAGAAGGTGTCCGAGCGCTACGGCTTCAGCGTCGAGGAGATCACCGGCAAGAGCCGGCGCCGCCCCCTCGTCACCGCCCGCCAGGTGGCCATGTACGTCGTCCGCGAGCTGACCGAGCTCAGCTACCCCGCCATCGGCCGGGTGTTCGGCGACCGCGACCACACCACCGTCATGCACGCGGTGAGCAAGATCGAGGCCCTCATGGCCGAGCGCAAGGCGATCTTCCACCAGGTCCAGGCGCTCGTGCAGGAGCTGCGGAAGGGCGTCTCGTGACCGGCGTCGCCACCTTCGAGCCACGCCCGGCGACGGGTGCGCGGGGGCGACGGGCACGCCGTCGGGCTGTGGACGACCTGCGGACCACCGTGGGGGCGACCCCTGCACGAGCGGTGGAGCGAGCGGGGAGCACGACCCCTCCGCGGTGGACCACCGACGGCCCGACCGGTGGCCAGCCCCGGGCCCTGTGGAGCGCTGCGGATGGCTGTGGATCACGCGCGACCACCCTGACCAGCCGCGATGCGCCGTCATCCACGGTCCACAGGCACCCCTACTTCGATGACCTGGATGTCATCACGGCTGTGGGAGAGTGCACCCCGCACGCCCCCGCCCCCCGACATCCCCAGCACCCCGCTGCGACCCGCAGAGAAAGCGAGCACCGCCGGTGAAGCTCCGTTGCGAACGTGACGACCTGGTCGAGGCCCTGGGCACCGCCGGCCGGGCCGTGGCCAACCGTGGGGGCGCCCTGCCCGTGCTGTCGGGGGTCCGGATGGAGCTGGTCGGTGACACCCTGAGCCTCACCGGCAGCGACCTGGACCTGACCATCTCGGTCACCACGACGGTGGCGGGCACGGCCGACGGGGTCGCGGTGCTCCCGGCCAAGATCGCCTCCGACGTGGTCCGCTCCCTCGACGCCGGGCGCGTCGAGCTCAGCGTCGACGGCGACGAGGCCCAGATCACCTCGGGCCGGTTCTCGTCCACCATCCGCCTCCTCCCGGCCGACGAGTTCCCCCGCCAGGCCCCTCCGGCCGAACACGCGGTCACCCTCGACGCCGGGGACCTGTCCTCGGCCCTGTCGCAGGTCGTCCCGGCGGCCAGCAACGACGACGCCCGACCGATCCTGACCGGCGTCTTGATGGCGGCCGAGGGCGGCGGGCTGCGCCTGGTGGCCACCGACTCGTACCGCCTGGCCGTCCGTGACCTGGAGGGGAGCGCGGTGCTCGAGGAGGGCCAGAGCGTGCTCGTGCCCTCGCGGGCGCTGCGCGAGCTGGTCCGGGCCCTGGGCGACGGCGAGGTCACCCTCCGCCTGGGCGAGCGGGAGGCGACCTTCGAGGTCGGCACGACCCGGGTCACGACCCGCCTCATCGAGGGCGAGTTCCCCAACTACCGGGGGCTGATCCCGTCGACCTACCCGAACCGGATGGTCGTCGCCCGCGACGCCCTCGGCGACGCCGTGCGCCGGGTCCGGCTGATGGCCCGCGAGGCCACACCGGTGCGCCTGACCATGAGCGCCTCGGGGGTCGAGCTCGACGCCGTCACCCAGGACATCGGCCAGGCCAGCGAGGCGGTCGACGC encodes the following:
- the dnaN gene encoding DNA polymerase III subunit beta, translating into MKLRCERDDLVEALGTAGRAVANRGGALPVLSGVRMELVGDTLSLTGSDLDLTISVTTTVAGTADGVAVLPAKIASDVVRSLDAGRVELSVDGDEAQITSGRFSSTIRLLPADEFPRQAPPAEHAVTLDAGDLSSALSQVVPAASNDDARPILTGVLMAAEGGGLRLVATDSYRLAVRDLEGSAVLEEGQSVLVPSRALRELVRALGDGEVTLRLGEREATFEVGTTRVTTRLIEGEFPNYRGLIPSTYPNRMVVARDALGDAVRRVRLMAREATPVRLTMSASGVELDAVTQDIGQASEAVDATFEGTELTVGFNPDYLLDGIEVAPGDEVVLETTDANKPAVLRATGREDFLYLLMPVRI